One Lacunisphaera limnophila DNA window includes the following coding sequences:
- a CDS encoding PilZ domain-containing protein has translation MLFFKKILESKKPEAPTDRRVAARYAVLPGFPLKTVLNIAGRDDLGELLKGEGMDWTGKLINLSATGARVQMPRTMLAQRGDPCRLKLDMQGYELVVPGTIAHVTERRDSLVFGLTLNLAASGTAAAFRQLVELVALGSTLKQVKPLQPDESGYMAEQYAGEPESRLIVWRQLAGREVAAFEFQLKDCVVRGLAGRAGLECFTGTEGATRRPASGVRGEEILRLYQWVVLNLAPELPTDVRTFLLQHAA, from the coding sequence CCGCGCGTTACGCGGTGTTGCCCGGATTCCCGCTGAAGACGGTGCTCAACATCGCCGGCCGCGATGACCTCGGCGAGCTGCTCAAGGGCGAAGGCATGGACTGGACGGGCAAGCTGATCAACCTTTCCGCGACCGGAGCGCGCGTGCAGATGCCGCGCACGATGCTGGCGCAGCGCGGGGATCCCTGCCGGCTGAAACTCGACATGCAGGGCTACGAACTGGTCGTGCCCGGCACCATCGCGCACGTGACCGAGCGCCGGGATTCCCTCGTGTTCGGCCTGACCCTCAATCTCGCGGCCTCCGGCACGGCCGCCGCCTTCCGTCAATTGGTGGAGCTGGTCGCGCTCGGTTCCACGCTCAAGCAGGTCAAGCCGCTCCAGCCCGACGAGTCCGGCTACATGGCCGAGCAGTATGCCGGCGAGCCCGAGTCGCGCCTCATCGTGTGGCGCCAGCTGGCCGGCCGCGAGGTGGCCGCCTTTGAATTCCAGCTCAAGGACTGCGTGGTGCGCGGACTGGCCGGTCGCGCCGGCCTGGAGTGTTTCACCGGCACGGAGGGCGCCACCCGGCGGCCCGCCTCGGGCGTGCGGGGCGAGGAGATCCTCCGGCTCTACCAATGGGTCGTGCTCAATCTCGCCCCGGAGCTGCCGACCGACGTGCGCACCTTTCTCCTCCAGCACGCCGCCTGA